Below is a genomic region from Primulina eburnea isolate SZY01 chromosome 9, ASM2296580v1, whole genome shotgun sequence.
attcttacttatcaactccttgataataagaacgtcagaactcaagtctgatagcacccacccaatcatgttaaacgtctagcagcatcacttacatgattccctaggtatcgaatgatagtgcctgcaagaaccattcaattatggttagcgtacagtacggtcccttcatctcatatatcccgaccgattcgaaaaccattggtttatcgagagttgtcaatgactcgatactatgtgtcatgtcgtagttacatagatggtgtaatctatgaaacccctttcataattaccaccatactctgatcagagatttcaaactacatacacatgaaaacacataggatatccatacccatagGTAagaggtgaatccccgactacaatgcattgactcatatatgtttcgacataacacccaaccttgccatctGATGACcacataagagtcggtaaacaagtcaaagtgaaacgctagcacatagagtctcaatgttgtcccgggtcataaggactaatggtgtacaaccataaactaggacgtttccactcgataagtgagaaccacttggaaagtcctttaatggagggttgttcagtgcactctaccaggagcacctatctgcatgctcggacatcacaatgtcccctaccaatgaaatatggtactcacatcgcagatactagtctcaaactcgagcggcctatatccttcttagcggcggctgattcgagtaggaaccgtttagaatatacagtattccaaatatgagtttcatgatactcatcatatgagcatctcatattctttctactatttgtattttcaagggctttatctatgcagcttgcatggctatacagataaagatgtgccataataataatttcaaatattattaaaataaagattgcttatacatatagtttcattgtgaacactcggccaacacttggctcgacgggcacctactctaacaatctcccacttgcactagagccaactacccatatgcttcaaacccattgattcgcgatgcatctcgaataatggttcaggtaaaggcttagctagtggatcaaaaACATTATCTGCAGATCCGACTAAGTCGATAGACAcctctcctctttccacaatctctccgaggatgtggtactttctcaatacgtgtttgtaTTTCTGATGAGACATTTGGCTCCTCAGCCTGAGCTaaggctcccgtgttgtcacacatcaccgggataggagcaactctattaggaatgacgcccaactcttggacaaaattccttatccaaacagcctcctttgctgcatccgatgcagcaatgtattcggcctcagtgttggaatccgcagtactgtcttgcttggaactcttccaagagacagcagcaccattgagcatgaatacgaacccAAAGgttgaccttcttatacacacagggttcctcaggattcttagtaaaaccaaactctttgattgtactatcgaatatgaggttccaactcctagattcCTGCtatagaccataaatagatctctgaagtttgcatccCATATgttcacttccgatagatgtaaaacctttcaggttaagacatgtaaatcactttcttaaaatccccataaATAAAcactgttttgacatccatctgccatatctcatagtcataccatgcagctatggctagcaatatccttatagatttgaacattgcaactgaagaaagatttcctcaaagtcaactccttgtctttgagtatatccttttgccatcaatcgcgccttgaaggtcaataccttctcatccaccccaagtccctatgggaacagttccctcaggtggatccacaagattccacacttggttcgaatgcataaaattcatctcagattccattgcttcaagccacttggatgaatcggcatcagataacgcttctttGAAGGTCCTTGAATCACATCCAttgttaggctcatcatggccctcttcaagaagcagaccatacctcataggtggtctcgagactctctcgtatcttctaggagcttgtatctcctctcttggctcttcgggtgtgggttctacaactgtgggtgtctctcgaacattttcgagttctatcatctcgccttttttatccaatagaaatttcttttccaaaaagttttcattcctagaaacaaacacctttgtttcttggggatgatagaaataatatccaacggaattccttggatatcgcacaaagtagcataaaatggatcgaatatccaatttatctcccactacctgcttcataagcagggcacccccatattctaagataaaaatacttaggaggcttacccatccatatctcatatggtgtatgcctttgaatggacatttagtggaatatcttttaattttaagttatagagatcgttttcaagttctcaagtaccaattaaacattcattcttgtaaatgttgcaaacacctttgctaaatagacaagaatatccatctttatcacaatagaaatggaaacaatgtttttcaccaaaaaggtacaaacaaaacatctcttaaaaattaacttaaaatcattgttcaacaataagtaaacatttcttaaggtcttggcagcaactcttgctccattgcctatcctcaagaaggtctcaccttcccttagtctcctacttcttcccatcacctgcaacacattacagagatgtgatccacatccggtatccaatacccaagaagtagagttaattgaaatgtttactttaatgtagaacataccatttccagaacctttctgggcaagatattccttgcaattacgcctccaatgtccagggttcttgcagtgatgacaaacatcagcagtcttgtcagccttgactggtgtggctgccacaacgggattcggagattgcctcatcaagggcacgttcttcttgggatgttggaaagaacacttctttccctttccatgtggatcaatcttcgtaccagatgaagaacccacataaagaaccaacttctctttcttgatggtggattcaaacgtaacaagcatattcaccaactcctcaagggtcggctctagcttgttcatgttgaaattcaccacaaaaggatcaaatgagatAGGCAGTgacaagagcaacacgtcggtggtcaactccgaaggcaacatcaaatccatgccaacgagcttgtccacaagcccaatcaactttattccatgctcatggactgaagccccatctcgcatgcgtaagtGATTAGCTCTTTCATGGTCGCATGCCTAAAAGGTCGTGTTTGCTGACCAATGAGCTCATTGagatgcatatgaatgtcagcagcattctttgcatcctcaaaacacctctgcagctcatcattcatagaagcctgcatataacacttggctttcaagtcatggtcataccaatccttgtaagtctgcaattcctcaggagtgcagtcagtcggagcctcaacagggggcgactcagtaagtgtatatgctatcctttccgaattcaagacgattttcaggtttcttagccaagtgaggtaattaggtccagttaatatttgtttgtcgagtattgcaaatatcggattgcgaatcgaagacattgtcaatttgtactgaaaagtaagaacagataaatgttgatgactatttcaaaatatttagtaagatataaagtatggacttttactttataaatattcgctcccactgttttgacatattTCACTACcttctagtgaaaacgggaaactcctttcctcagtaggtacgtaaggtccaattagcgaattatgatcccgaataatatcaaccaatcacaattcctaaaaggtagtttccaattgcatcgccatgcaaccctctacgtaaacttttgtctcacgtttgattaggacccaataatatgacgtcgttcatcttcacgtgtcaagcctaacccatcgatattgaaccttaatggacggtcgccatgagttccctcaataatatgagccgaaatcatgggagttccacgtagttcacatcaccatgtcaacggatgtcacagctttccggcacccaaagcccccccaataatatgagccgagccccgagtacgggtagcgttcatcatgcacccattgtcgatggaagacaaggaaattataaacaaatttataatttcccttttcgggcttgatattaattttgaatcttattcaaaatgagggttttaattttgaaaggtctcatcattaattttatttaaaagctcgccatgtttgatcgtatgtttgccggattcatgcaactttgttattatcataataataacgcacatactcattatttataacatatcatgcatatattataaatagaaaacaagacaaggatgatcaatcgccccaacactaatggtccgtgtgagccaaacacgggccaaggtccaatcctagggaaatgcacgggatgcaaatgcaactattacattagcttccaatatttacatgtcttcaatcttcataatcatcatggccaccatcttccaatcttgatcatccactatactaatatttacaaataaatatccatggcaaatagggatacatctcatggggtgggaacgggccataaaccaagcccactttataaattgataattattacaatcattcaacacaaaatatcctagcatacacctagcaaattgggcttgggcttttgatcatccttcatgcataatatcacatatcatacaccatcaattaattatcacaataattaattgatccaatattatatatcttgatccaatcactaaccgccacaattataaattaaattaacaaagtatacaaacccctttgtctactttcaaattaatttatttataaccgaatttcttgtaaatcaccatttactataaataattaaagtcctacttcaattatttattttatgagaaaatatgtgcaacatttgtaaatttaaatttaagggcccaaaacttatttttcaccaaaaatattttggcccatttaaatttcacaaattatgttagccatccaatggcccaacaactcaaggcccatgacactttgatattcccaaacatttttggaaaccctagtcgtcatcgccgtcgtcgGAGCTCCGTCTCCGGATTCCGacaaccaaaaaaaattttttttattttaaaaacagcAAATTTCGGGCTGCCTTTTTGCGgcccgaaattctcgggcagtgcgaaacgggcagcaacaagctgcccgaaaatcaaaaaaattttttggccTTCATATTTTGTTGCACAATATtggtctcatgcggttagaaatcaatctcaacataatattatgtaaatggtacacaaaaacgtaaccatagctcggataccacttgaaaggggatcggttacggtgaccggaagcgcaacggaagtttaaaaattttattttcttgtagaaaatttcggccaccatatgATTaaagtgtagcaaatacaaaaacaccaaatatgtcatacatagggtgttataAAAATGTACCTaccaatcacaaggattgatgtatggctccaactaagatgtaaacaccttagctcttgaatgatagaaactatcttcaagcttcctttgagcactctttgctcaactattaagcccaccacaaaCTAGCTAGAgccccttttattttgcactagaaaaataaaaggatttttcaaggagaagtatatttctttcctcaacaattgaagaagaaaattgggagaaaaacttggagagaattcTAGAGAAGTTTCGGCCATATGGTGCAAAAAGGAAGGAAGGAGTCTAGCTTTGGTTCTTGAAAAAGTTCTCTCAAAAAGGTACAAAAGCATGCATGCCTTTTAACTCAAAAAGTTgactccaactcttcacctcccttgcatgcaAATAagcttgggcttgtaacaattacaagggcCCATgaacttttaattaaattgtctcaaacacatttgagcccaattaatccttgattttactcaagcccactagtttaataattatttccaattgggctctacaaggcccaattaattcaacacttgaattaatttaattatttggactctactaggtccactagtgtttaattaattcaacacttgaattaatttaatttagtccataataatgtttatgaaaatcacaattttcaaatacattattcacttggccaaattttaatttaggaacacttccaaaaattaaaatttacatttctctcatagaagtcatacttctattttttcttatgcctataaactcatttataagccgttcaacacattgaactattttctcctttatagaagtcatccttctaattttccttacgcttataaactcctttataagccgttcaacacattgaactattttacttctcaacggggtctagaaagctagtacttgtgtggccctcaatggttcattgatacaactagctgtgggttcacatctccatgtgattcggactaaacatgtccttattcgagcataacCCAATTGTTCCAtttttacttatcaactccttgataataagaacgacAGAACTCAGGTCTGATAGTACCCacccaatcatgttaaacgtctagcagcatcgcttacgtgattccctaggtatcaaatgatagtacctgcaagaaccattcaattatggttagcgtacagtacggtcccttcatttcatatatcccgaccgattcgacaaccattggtttatcgagagttgtcaatgaatcgatactatgtgtcatgtcgtagttgtatagatggtgtaatctatgaaacccctttcataattaccatcatactctgatcagagatttcaaactacatacacatgaaaacacttaggatatccatacccgtaggtaagcggtgaatccccgactaccaTGCatagactcctatatgtttcgacataacactcaaccttgccacctgatgaccccataagagtcggtaaacaagtcaaagtgaaacgctagcacatagagtctcaatgttgtcccgggtcataaggactaatggtgtacaaccataaactaggacgtttccactcgataagtgggaaccacttggaaagtcctttaatggagggttgttcagtgcactctaccaggagcacctatctacatgctcggacatcacaatgtcccctaccaatgaaacatggtactcacatagcagatactagtctcaaactcgagcggcctatatccttcttagcggcggctgattcgactaggaaccgtttagaatatacagtattccaaatatgagtttcatgatactcatcatatgagaatctcatattctttctactatttgtatattcaagggctttatctatgcagcttgcatgggtatacagataaagatgtgccataataataatttcaaatattattaaaataaagatttcttatacatagagtttcattgtgaacactctaccaacacttggctcgacggacacctactctaacatggaCTAGGTTCAGAACGCACACATTTGCCAACCAGCTGAAAAAGAAGTCAAAGCTGAATACattcatcaagctggaggcAACTGTTATCAGAATGGTCAAGGCTGCTACAATAATTCAGGCTTTGGGAAGAAAGAACTATTTTTTTGATCAAATCAGGGCCAAGAAGTTGGGCAAACTGATTGAGAAATTGAAAAGCAACTATATTCCCACTAGTCCAACTGCCTATAAAGATCGAGATGTGATCACACAGCTAGAAAGTGATCTTATGGGTCTGCAATCacagataaaattttgggagATGGATCAAGAACTAATCAATCATGAAGGCACTTccgatgatgaagaagataaaTCGCCTTCTCAACACAGAGAGCCATCCCCTGTACAAGCTGCTgctccaactgaagagccagtacATGATATACCTCAATCTACTGCTGCTGATCATCAAATATATTCAGAAGCTGACTTGTCACTCGCaaatattgatgaaatcattcattCAGTAATACAAGAATCTCAAACCAATGCACCTATTTCTGAATCAGGTGATCACTCAGCTGATCAAGCAGCTCAAGAGACtcctattttaattaaatagtcAGCTGAGCATGTTGTCTCTGCTGAACCTGTTGATCAAACTGTTGGACCAGCTCATTCACCAGATCGTGAGATCGCTGACACTATGGAGGCTCAGTTGCTCAGCTTTGAAAATttaccaactgaagagccagcaCAAGTTTCAGCTGATTATCAAACAGTAGCAATAGTTGATGATCCTTCAGCTGAATATCCCGTAGACTCTCTTATTCAGCAAGAAAATTCATATGTTGCTCAGGATCAATCTTCACGTCCTCTAGTTCAAGAAGAAGTCATTGAAACAATTGTTCCAGAACAAAATATTGTTGAAACAATCATATCTGACAGGACCTTGGTGGTCTTTGATCAAGTCTCAAAGGAACAAGAACCTGAAACGTCTGGACAGTCACCTCCTCATTCATCCACAGATTCTGACTTAGTTATTGAAGAAATTCAGGATCCTCAAAATAACATGAATCAGATGATTACTTCCATCAACAAAATTCAGCATACTCAAGTGGCTCACACTCTGAAGCTAGAACATTCTGAAGTATTCAACTCAGAAAAACTGAAGGCAATACAAGCTGCCGTAACCTCTCTTTCTATTGCAGTAGATGACATTCAAAAGAACAGAGGTTTAGCAAAGAGtctcactgccactcaagaGTCTATTAGCAAACGAGTTGCAGGTCTGGAGACttctttttcaagaaaaatagaCCTTTTGCAAACCACAATGCTTTCTGGTGTCTCAAGCATCTCCACTACTGTCAGCATCCTATCAACTGATGTTCGAAGATTATCTATTAAAATGGATACGTTTGACAAAAAGAGGGAAAAGATCAAAGAGATTCTAGAACAACAGAAGAAGTCTTCTAGCTGAAAAGCAGTCATTTTTGAAGAGCAGTTATTGTATTTttgaagactatcttttcagttCAATTGATCAAATccttatgttatctacaatgagttcagtTGTTCAGTTTTTATTcacttagttttgtcaaacaccataaagggggaaattgttgaaaaCTAAGTTTTGGCGTTTGACAAATTGCAAACCAACTGTTTATGCAACTAAATGAATACGAGAAAACTGAACTACACAACAGAATGCGTACCAGCTAAATattacacgtcatcagttgaagcagaaatataactgatcagttaaggTAATCAGTTATGAGTTTTCAGCCATGAATCTTTTAGCTGATCTCTCAGTTGTACACATCATCAAATtagaacgacaaccgacaaatagtacacaacagactgcaactagtagtgaaacgccgcatttcagagattgcagtgtacgaatgtcagggaatattgacgtggcaatcaacggatacatggattcaaacattatttaatattaccgttgagagggaagcctatataTAGTTGAAGAGAGTAACTGAGAAAAAAAGGAGAAGTGACTACTATTCTATTCTATCTTGCTGTTACACTGCAAAAAACTCACAACTCGCATTCAGATATCAAAGCTCACTCTCatcagatttatcagtagcaatcaaggctaccttTATTAGCTTGTTAGCACCTTGAAATCTttattagatttatattcaagttgTGTTATATTCAGTCGCACTATAAAAAGCTTTTGTAGTACTAAGAGTTTTAGTTtgacagtgttaagtccaaactgaagtgggtcagtacaacgtgtgtatttgatcaaagtcttttagttaagatcctatcttcgtgatagaatgggtgacgtaggagttattccattctccgaacatccagaaacatatcatGCATTTTTAATTTCAGCTActttcagttattctatctttcagtcagtttacttccgcaactgtttttcagttaaactgattgttattgactgacgagataccgagtgtcagtttATTACTAACCTGAACAcaatcttcgaaaagaatttttttatccgtgagtgtttattcaaccccctttctaaacactttccacctactaaccgatcctttcaaagTGAGAATCAAG
It encodes:
- the LOC140841205 gene encoding uncharacterized protein codes for the protein MDLMLPSELTTDVLLLSLPISFDPFVVNFNMNKLEPTLEELVNMLVTFESTIKKEKLVLYVGSSSGTKIDPHGKGKKCSFQHPKKNVPLMRQSPNPVVAATPVKADKTADVCHHCKNPGHWRRNCKEYLAQKGSGNGDGKK